One genomic segment of Rhizobium viscosum includes these proteins:
- a CDS encoding LysR substrate-binding domain-containing protein: MKLSKQFPLNALRVFESVARLGSFTRAGDELGMTQTAVSYQIKLLEENIGEPLFLRRPRQIELTEAGEHLAPRVSDAFNILIEAMASMRKATEETLTIHSTATFAQQWLSRYIGSFQLQFPNIAVRLVTSGNIVDFQKEAADVAIRWGRGDWPGLVSHRLMKLDYSPMLSPKLAAEIGGIREPADLLKLFLISAGDSWWAEWFAAAGVKNADLSRYPKSEFGTQILDASIAIAGGGVAMLNPGHFQDDVAAGRLYQPFELTGNDGRDYWLAYPENRRNVPKIRNFRKWLLQKFDVEQDEHVTQKRQGLKPSQ; this comes from the coding sequence ATGAAACTGTCGAAGCAGTTCCCGCTGAATGCGCTGCGCGTCTTCGAATCCGTGGCCCGGCTCGGGAGTTTCACCAGGGCCGGCGACGAGCTCGGCATGACGCAGACGGCCGTCAGCTACCAGATCAAGCTTCTGGAAGAGAATATCGGCGAGCCCCTTTTCCTGCGCCGCCCGCGCCAGATCGAGCTGACCGAAGCAGGCGAACACCTGGCGCCGAGAGTCTCGGATGCATTCAATATCCTGATCGAAGCCATGGCCTCGATGCGCAAGGCGACGGAGGAAACGCTGACGATCCATTCGACGGCGACTTTCGCCCAGCAATGGCTGTCGCGCTATATCGGCTCCTTCCAGCTGCAATTCCCCAACATTGCCGTCAGGCTGGTCACCTCGGGCAACATCGTCGATTTCCAGAAAGAGGCCGCAGATGTGGCCATCCGCTGGGGTCGCGGCGACTGGCCGGGGCTCGTCAGCCACCGGCTGATGAAACTCGACTATTCCCCCATGCTGAGCCCCAAGCTCGCTGCCGAAATCGGCGGTATCCGCGAACCCGCAGATCTCCTGAAACTGTTCCTGATCAGTGCCGGCGATTCCTGGTGGGCGGAATGGTTCGCGGCAGCCGGCGTCAAGAATGCCGATCTCTCCCGCTATCCGAAAAGCGAATTCGGCACCCAGATCCTCGATGCCAGCATCGCGATTGCCGGCGGCGGTGTCGCTATGCTCAATCCCGGCCATTTCCAGGACGATGTCGCCGCCGGCAGGCTTTACCAGCCCTTCGAACTAACCGGCAATGACGGACGCGACTATTGGCTCGCCTATCCCGAAAACAGGCGAAACGTGCCGAAAATCAGGAATTTTCGGAAATGGCTCCTGCAGAAATTCGATGTGGAGCAGGATGAACATGTCACGCAAAAACGGCAGGGTTTAAAACCCTCTCAGTAA
- the xdhC gene encoding xanthine dehydrogenase accessory protein XdhC — translation MTRREILSGFVPGSDFRAFLALQPDAILVEISGTQGSTPREAGAFMLVSEGRVWGTIGGGQFEFIAIGNARNLLAGTGGTDVMDIPLGPEIGQCCGGRTQLRFRPVTDAVRNELEKKRESEAESLPEVYVFGAGHVGRALAAALAPLPLSVTVIETRKDELANLPVSTKSLLVPMPEALVKEMPAGAALVILTHDHALDFLIAREALARTDLAYTGMIGSATKKATFANWLSREADGERSWLDRLTLPIGGSAVKDKRPQVIAAMTAAEILTALASYRDRSSS, via the coding sequence ATGACCCGGCGCGAAATCCTTTCCGGTTTTGTGCCCGGCAGCGATTTTCGCGCCTTTCTGGCCCTCCAGCCCGATGCGATCCTCGTCGAAATATCAGGCACGCAGGGCTCGACGCCGCGCGAGGCCGGCGCCTTCATGCTGGTCTCGGAAGGACGCGTCTGGGGCACGATCGGCGGCGGCCAGTTCGAATTCATTGCGATCGGCAATGCCCGCAACTTGCTCGCCGGCACCGGCGGCACTGACGTCATGGATATTCCGCTCGGCCCGGAAATCGGACAGTGCTGCGGCGGGCGCACGCAACTGCGCTTCCGGCCTGTGACGGATGCAGTCAGGAACGAGCTGGAGAAAAAGCGGGAAAGCGAAGCCGAAAGCTTGCCGGAAGTCTATGTCTTCGGTGCCGGCCATGTCGGCCGCGCGCTTGCCGCGGCACTCGCGCCGCTGCCGCTTTCGGTCACCGTCATCGAGACCCGGAAGGACGAACTCGCCAATCTTCCGGTCTCGACAAAGAGCCTGTTGGTGCCGATGCCCGAGGCATTGGTGAAAGAGATGCCTGCAGGTGCGGCACTCGTCATCCTCACCCATGACCATGCGCTGGATTTTCTGATCGCGCGGGAAGCACTGGCCCGCACAGACCTTGCCTATACTGGCATGATCGGCTCTGCCACCAAAAAAGCGACCTTTGCGAACTGGCTTTCCCGCGAGGCAGACGGCGAACGCTCCTGGCTGGATCGCCTTACCCTGCCGATCGGCGGATCGGCAGTGAAGGACAAACGCCCTCAAGTCATCGCCGCCATGACGGCAGCCGAGATCCTGACCGCACTGGCCTCCTATCGCGACCGGTCATCCTCATAG